From the Octadecabacter antarcticus 307 genome, one window contains:
- a CDS encoding FAD-binding oxidoreductase has translation MTPAQTSSDVVAALRNGFATDLYITEPDLLRSYANDETGTYFGLPLAIARPRSATELSHVLVRCHELDVNVVPQGGLTGLVGGAISSFEAPELVILLDRMNAIRSIDKVGFSMVLEAGCVLETAKLAADEQDCQLPITFGSQGTCSIGGNVSTNAGGYNVLRYGMTRDLVLGLEVVLPDGRIWNGLKTLRKDNRGYDLKQIFIGAEGTLGIITAVALKLFPKPTQVETALIGCASVEDAMAFYAKARRNCTDLLSAFEIILRPGMELAFATKSDLKDPLENPCPVYILMELAAGNGISLRGVLESCLEDAGDLILDGVIAMSKAQAMGLWAYRETMVAGQSAGGAYYRTDVSVPIKSIPAFLDDALSSLANLLPNGRPITYGHVGDGNIHLNVIPPTDWSMEQRKALFVQAEYLIFAAVDRFGGSISAEHGIGRSKKSAFLQRIDPITLDLFKQIKRIFDPDERLSKGRIFDL, from the coding sequence ATGACACCTGCACAAACTTCCTCAGATGTCGTAGCTGCACTTCGCAACGGGTTCGCGACCGACCTCTATATCACTGAACCCGACTTATTGAGATCCTACGCAAATGATGAAACTGGAACCTATTTTGGATTGCCTCTTGCGATTGCGCGCCCGCGTTCTGCTACGGAACTTTCACATGTTTTGGTAAGATGTCACGAGTTAGATGTCAACGTCGTACCACAAGGAGGACTAACCGGCCTCGTCGGTGGAGCAATCTCAAGTTTCGAGGCACCTGAACTGGTCATCCTTTTGGACCGTATGAATGCGATTAGATCGATCGATAAGGTTGGGTTTTCCATGGTCCTTGAGGCTGGATGCGTTCTGGAAACAGCCAAGCTCGCGGCGGATGAGCAGGACTGCCAGCTACCGATAACGTTTGGATCACAAGGGACGTGCAGCATTGGTGGCAATGTCTCTACAAACGCTGGTGGGTACAACGTGCTGCGTTATGGAATGACGCGGGATCTAGTCCTCGGCCTTGAGGTCGTCCTTCCTGACGGACGTATCTGGAATGGGCTAAAGACCTTGCGAAAAGACAATCGCGGCTATGATCTAAAGCAAATATTTATCGGAGCGGAAGGGACGCTGGGCATCATTACTGCCGTGGCGCTTAAACTGTTCCCCAAACCAACGCAGGTCGAGACAGCGCTGATCGGATGCGCCTCAGTAGAGGACGCGATGGCGTTTTATGCCAAGGCGCGCCGCAACTGCACAGACCTGTTATCAGCTTTTGAAATAATCCTTCGGCCAGGCATGGAGCTTGCTTTTGCTACCAAATCTGACCTCAAAGATCCTCTCGAAAACCCATGCCCTGTCTACATTCTAATGGAACTTGCCGCGGGCAACGGCATCAGTCTTCGTGGTGTCTTGGAAAGTTGTCTAGAGGACGCTGGGGACTTGATTCTTGATGGTGTGATTGCCATGAGTAAGGCGCAAGCGATGGGCCTTTGGGCATATCGCGAAACGATGGTAGCGGGCCAGAGCGCCGGTGGTGCTTACTACCGCACAGACGTTTCGGTCCCGATCAAGTCTATTCCAGCGTTTCTGGATGACGCATTAAGTTCGCTGGCCAATCTGCTCCCAAACGGACGACCGATTACCTACGGCCATGTCGGTGACGGCAATATCCACTTGAACGTCATACCACCCACTGACTGGTCAATGGAACAGCGTAAGGCACTTTTTGTGCAGGCAGAATATCTAATTTTCGCTGCAGTAGACCGGTTCGGCGGAAGTATAAGCGCGGAGCATGGCATAGGCCGTTCAAAAAAAAGCGCGTTTCTGCAACGGATCGATCCCATAACGCTGGACTTGTTTAAGCAGATCAAGCGCATTTTTGATCCGGATGAACGCCTTAGCAAAGGAAGAATTTTCGACCTCTGA
- a CDS encoding response regulator, giving the protein MNALAKEEFSTSDLGFNFHDTPMTSLGAAVVVTPVTFGVLLLKLEKQKSVTMKYTMKHLLIIDDDAKIVSFLKGFFESHGIKVSTGSSGNEMWQALESEKIDFVILDALMPGTNENTLCSELKSQSNVPTVLMTALDGETNIIVGLEAGADDYVVNPFNPCELLARMRAVSRRNNSNFSMSQTNISTIFSFSSFQFDTRRRELRASENVLVHLSRTEFELLKIFVHRPSEAIDRNTLSELLRGHELEAFDRSIDLHVSRLRSKLGPRVGGGNFIKTVRGTGYMFDLEVTESQYGLVPV; this is encoded by the coding sequence ATGAACGCCTTAGCAAAGGAAGAATTTTCGACCTCTGATCTCGGTTTCAACTTCCACGACACACCAATGACTTCCCTTGGCGCTGCGGTAGTGGTCACACCAGTAACGTTTGGAGTTTTGCTCCTGAAGCTCGAAAAACAGAAAAGTGTTACTATGAAATATACTATGAAGCACCTGCTTATTATTGATGACGACGCAAAGATCGTGAGCTTTCTGAAAGGCTTTTTCGAAAGTCACGGCATCAAGGTATCGACTGGGTCTTCTGGCAACGAGATGTGGCAGGCACTTGAAAGCGAAAAAATAGATTTTGTCATTCTGGACGCCTTGATGCCAGGGACAAACGAAAACACGTTGTGTAGCGAATTGAAATCTCAATCAAACGTACCGACAGTGCTTATGACTGCTCTCGATGGCGAAACCAACATTATTGTCGGGCTTGAAGCCGGTGCCGATGACTATGTGGTTAACCCATTTAATCCATGCGAGCTGCTCGCTCGGATGCGTGCAGTTTCACGACGCAACAACTCCAATTTCAGCATGTCCCAGACAAACATATCAACGATCTTTTCGTTTAGTAGCTTCCAATTTGACACAAGACGCCGCGAACTGCGAGCATCCGAAAATGTTCTTGTTCACCTCAGTCGGACTGAATTTGAATTATTGAAAATTTTTGTTCATAGACCGTCTGAAGCCATTGATCGCAACACGCTTTCTGAACTGTTGCGTGGTCACGAGCTGGAAGCTTTTGACCGGTCAATCGATCTTCATGTCAGCAGATTGCGCAGTAAACTCGGACCACGAGTTGGCGGTGGCAATTTTATTAAAACAGTTCGGGGAACCGGGTATATGTTCGACCTTGAAGTGACGGAAAGCCAATATGGTCTTGTCCCAGTTTAG
- a CDS encoding SDR family NAD(P)-dependent oxidoreductase produces the protein MCEIKYNTKPGGIAVTDRLKGKLIIITGAASNIGKEAVREFVAEGARVVIGDRDSMGVKTAEEFGNSVHFIEVDVRSEDSVRNLIEKGAEWLGGLDVLVQNAGLQYSGAVTEFDAKSWDALFAVNSRAHFFGAKYAIPLLRKNGGGSIVNMSSLAGKRGGPGMTAYSASKGAVIAFTTALAMELAGDNIRVNAICPGWVDTNFNKPAINFMGGADSQFNTVKSSVPMKRQAQSSEISPMFVYLASDESSYMTAQAITIDGGVYNS, from the coding sequence TTGTGTGAAATTAAATATAACACGAAACCAGGGGGAATCGCAGTGACTGATCGTCTTAAGGGAAAGCTGATTATTATTACCGGCGCTGCAAGTAATATTGGGAAAGAGGCTGTCAGGGAGTTCGTTGCTGAGGGCGCGCGCGTGGTCATCGGTGATCGTGATAGTATGGGTGTCAAAACTGCCGAAGAATTTGGCAACTCTGTTCATTTTATCGAAGTCGATGTTCGCTCCGAAGACAGCGTTCGCAATTTAATTGAAAAGGGTGCAGAATGGTTGGGTGGGCTGGACGTCCTGGTGCAGAATGCAGGCCTTCAGTACTCTGGCGCCGTTACTGAGTTTGATGCCAAAAGTTGGGATGCACTTTTTGCAGTTAATTCACGGGCCCACTTTTTTGGTGCGAAATACGCAATTCCGCTGTTACGAAAGAATGGTGGCGGTTCGATTGTAAATATGTCATCTTTAGCAGGTAAGCGCGGTGGGCCAGGTATGACGGCCTATTCGGCGTCGAAAGGCGCTGTGATCGCCTTCACGACAGCATTAGCGATGGAACTTGCAGGTGACAACATCCGTGTCAACGCAATTTGTCCGGGCTGGGTCGATACGAATTTCAATAAACCAGCGATCAATTTCATGGGGGGCGCAGATTCACAATTTAACACCGTTAAATCCTCCGTACCTATGAAGCGTCAGGCCCAGTCCAGCGAAATTTCGCCTATGTTTGTCTACCTCGCGTCAGACGAGTCATCTTACATGACAGCGCAAGCCATCACAATTGATGGTGGCGTCTACAACTCCTGA
- a CDS encoding ABC transporter permease codes for MTIFLIIVLGTVLSYANANFLSAYNINTIIGFGAILLIVALGQMFAVLTGGIDLSVGGTISLVSVMFVLLVGEVGYFAFPVCLATGLVLGLINGVILTVVKIPSFITTLGTGGIITSLAYVVSPRPVSAGINDYHFFELIDGKIFGIYTSFYIGMGVLFLSWAFLRFSTTGRSIYYIGSNIRMSWMSGTDIVRNRCIAFMLSGACAAIVGIVISSIRYGGDPVVGSSYVLNSIAAVVVGGTALTGGTGGVVNVLFGALFLSLLDNGMNVIGIDQYFQQAVLGAMIIFGVAVTFDRSKTPIIK; via the coding sequence TTGACGATTTTTTTGATTATTGTGCTCGGGACGGTGCTTTCGTATGCCAATGCGAATTTCTTGTCAGCGTACAACATAAATACAATTATCGGTTTTGGGGCTATTTTGCTGATTGTCGCTCTGGGGCAGATGTTTGCTGTCCTAACCGGTGGCATTGATCTGTCGGTTGGGGGCACCATTTCGCTAGTGTCTGTTATGTTTGTTTTGCTCGTGGGCGAGGTTGGATACTTTGCCTTTCCCGTCTGCCTCGCCACCGGTTTAGTGTTGGGGCTTATCAACGGGGTTATTCTGACGGTTGTGAAGATCCCATCGTTTATTACCACGCTCGGGACTGGCGGCATCATCACCAGTCTGGCTTATGTTGTCTCTCCGCGTCCGGTAAGTGCTGGGATTAATGATTACCATTTCTTTGAGTTAATCGATGGTAAAATATTTGGTATTTACACGTCGTTCTATATTGGAATGGGTGTGCTTTTTTTGAGTTGGGCTTTCCTTCGATTTTCGACAACAGGTCGCAGTATTTACTATATTGGCAGCAACATTCGCATGTCATGGATGTCAGGCACCGATATCGTCCGCAATCGGTGCATCGCCTTTATGCTATCGGGCGCTTGCGCGGCGATTGTTGGCATAGTCATTTCGTCAATTCGTTACGGTGGTGATCCAGTCGTTGGAAGCTCATATGTGCTAAACTCAATTGCAGCCGTGGTCGTTGGTGGCACTGCCCTAACTGGTGGGACAGGGGGCGTTGTTAACGTGCTGTTTGGTGCGCTGTTTCTCAGCCTACTCGACAATGGAATGAACGTCATTGGCATTGATCAATACTTTCAGCAGGCGGTGTTAGGCGCTATGATTATTTTTGGTGTTGCTGTGACATTTGATCGAAGCAAGACGCCAATCATTAAATAA